A single window of Micrococcaceae bacterium Sec5.1 DNA harbors:
- a CDS encoding methylated-DNA--[protein]-cysteine S-methyltransferase, whose product MNTRHTTMDSPLGQLTLTARGEFLTGIFYEGHWHMPPPDYFGVPAGIEEPLFEQTRGELGEYLEGKRTDFDIPFEARGNAFQEKVWQRLQHIPFGETISYGELALEMGDPHLAQAVGSAVGRNPISIIIPCHRVVGRNGQLTGYAGGLHNKRFLLEFEEPAALKESKLF is encoded by the coding sequence ATGAACACCAGGCACACCACCATGGATTCCCCGCTGGGGCAGCTGACGCTGACTGCCCGTGGGGAGTTTTTGACGGGCATCTTTTACGAAGGCCATTGGCACATGCCTCCGCCGGACTACTTTGGCGTCCCGGCAGGGATCGAGGAACCACTCTTCGAGCAGACGCGGGGCGAACTCGGGGAGTATCTCGAAGGAAAGCGCACCGACTTCGACATTCCCTTTGAGGCCCGGGGCAATGCCTTCCAGGAGAAGGTCTGGCAGCGGCTCCAACACATTCCCTTTGGGGAAACCATCAGCTACGGTGAACTGGCTCTCGAGATGGGCGATCCCCACCTGGCCCAGGCTGTCGGGTCCGCAGTGGGGCGAAACCCCATCAGCATCATCATCCCGTGCCACCGAGTGGTGGGGCGCAACGGGCAACTCACCGGCTACGCGGGTGGATTGCACAATAAGCGCTTCCTCCTCGAGTTCGAAGAGCCTGCCGCCCTGAAAGAGAGCAAGCTCTTCTGA
- a CDS encoding cell division protein CrgA → MPESKPRKRPARQAQQTSAAQQYKPNPVWYKPVMFGLMIIGLIWIITFYITEGRFPVQDWASWNIVAGFGIAIVGFLMTTRWRA, encoded by the coding sequence GTGCCCGAGTCCAAGCCCCGCAAGCGGCCTGCCCGTCAGGCCCAGCAGACTTCCGCCGCGCAGCAGTACAAGCCGAATCCCGTTTGGTACAAGCCGGTCATGTTTGGCCTCATGATCATTGGACTGATCTGGATCATCACGTTCTATATCACTGAGGGCCGGTTCCCAGTTCAGGACTGGGCTTCGTGGAACATCGTGGCTGGGTTCGGCATCGCAATCGTCGGATTCCTCATGACCACGCGCTGGCGCGCCTAG
- a CDS encoding class E sortase — translation MRGDPVADQQTTAAAAVPSAHGTQGKPPKARRTASDVIRKISQVLGELLITAGIVLLLFVGWELWWTNVEADAKQTEAVKSFAQEFAGPVTPAASQATDYGPPVVGTAPAHGKTIGIMYIPRFGPDYTRPIIEGTDQDVLDTLGLGHYGNTSMPGALGNFAVAGHRQTHGAVLDNIHTLVPGDKIYVQTPDGYYTYVFRNNQIVLPSQTDVLMPVPTQPGVTPRESILTMTSCNPRFGSQERIIAYSVLEGWQPASAGPPSEIAAQVAQAQGKG, via the coding sequence ATACGAGGAGACCCTGTGGCGGACCAGCAGACGACGGCGGCTGCCGCCGTGCCGTCCGCCCACGGGACGCAGGGAAAGCCTCCCAAGGCCCGGCGCACAGCTTCGGACGTTATCCGGAAAATCAGCCAGGTGCTGGGCGAGTTGCTCATCACCGCAGGCATTGTCCTCCTGCTTTTTGTGGGCTGGGAGCTGTGGTGGACCAACGTGGAGGCCGACGCCAAGCAGACCGAAGCCGTAAAGAGTTTTGCACAGGAATTTGCGGGACCGGTGACACCGGCTGCCAGCCAGGCTACGGATTACGGTCCGCCCGTCGTTGGGACAGCACCTGCCCACGGGAAAACGATCGGGATCATGTACATCCCGCGGTTTGGTCCGGACTACACGCGGCCAATTATCGAGGGAACAGACCAGGATGTCCTGGACACACTGGGCCTGGGGCACTACGGAAACACCAGCATGCCCGGAGCCCTGGGCAATTTTGCCGTCGCAGGACACCGGCAAACGCACGGCGCTGTACTGGATAACATCCACACCCTGGTCCCCGGGGACAAAATCTACGTCCAGACGCCAGACGGCTATTACACCTATGTCTTCCGCAACAACCAGATTGTGTTGCCCAGCCAAACCGACGTCCTGATGCCGGTCCCCACCCAACCCGGAGTCACGCCCCGTGAAAGCATCCTGACCATGACCAGTTGCAACCCGCGCTTCGGATCCCAGGAACGCATCATCGCCTATTCAGTCCTTGAGGGTTGGCAACCGGCCTCAGCGGGACCGCCATCGGAAATCGCCGCCCAAGTAGCCCAAGCCCAAGGAAAGGGGTAA
- a CDS encoding aminodeoxychorismate/anthranilate synthase component II: protein MSSTKILVVDNYDSFVYTLVGYLQELGAETTVVRNDDVTLAEAKELAAARDGVLISPGPGTPAEAGVCIDLIKWCGEAAKPMFGVCLGHQALAEAYGGVVTHAPELMHGKTSPVQHEGKSVFVGLPSPVTATRYHSLAAVRDSIPDVLEITAETTNGVVMGLQHKTAPLCGVQFHPESVLTEGGYQMLGNWLESLGMTGAAERASKLSPLIQH from the coding sequence ATGAGCTCAACAAAAATCCTCGTCGTGGACAACTACGACAGCTTCGTTTACACCCTGGTGGGCTACCTGCAAGAACTCGGCGCCGAGACAACCGTGGTCCGAAATGACGACGTGACACTCGCAGAAGCAAAAGAGCTTGCCGCAGCCCGTGACGGAGTCCTCATCTCTCCCGGTCCAGGAACGCCGGCAGAAGCCGGTGTTTGCATCGACCTCATCAAGTGGTGCGGCGAGGCCGCCAAGCCTATGTTCGGCGTCTGCCTTGGCCACCAGGCCCTTGCCGAAGCTTATGGCGGCGTGGTCACCCATGCGCCTGAACTGATGCACGGAAAAACCTCCCCGGTGCAGCATGAAGGCAAGAGCGTCTTTGTCGGGCTTCCCTCGCCCGTTACGGCTACGCGCTACCACTCACTCGCTGCGGTTCGTGACTCGATCCCGGACGTCCTGGAGATCACAGCAGAGACGACCAACGGCGTGGTCATGGGCCTGCAGCACAAGACCGCTCCCCTCTGCGGTGTGCAGTTCCACCCGGAATCAGTCCTCACCGAAGGCGGCTACCAGATGCTGGGCAACTGGCTGGAGTCCCTTGGCATGACCGGCGCTGCCGAACGTGCTTCGAAGCTGAGCCCGCTGATCCAGCACTGA
- the pknB gene encoding Stk1 family PASTA domain-containing Ser/Thr kinase produces the protein MSTPRPGPAHREESTPVSSQRILNGRYELGDLIGRGGMADVYRGSDTLLGRTIAVKVLRADLARDPQFQARFKREAQAVAALNHPSIVAIFDTGEYSVPGGPGEDVRVPYIVMEFVAGRTLRDMIKAHELGVEDSIGYTLGVLAALEYSHRAGIVHRDIKPANVMVCADTGDVKVMDFGIARAMADSAATMTQTQAVVGTAQYLSPEQARGETVDARSDLYSAGCLLYELLTSRPPFVGDSPVSVAYQHVRETPDLPSVHNPEVSEALDSVLAKALQKSRTDRFQDAAAFRRALRAASNGIPVPALPTSEAPTDPNDLISSEDPDTQLLSATAVGFLDVEHYKDATQDPIAEPVEEALPLDLPPERERSAHQKSRRRTWAATLAIFTILVLAGAGFWIYSLVNAPPATPAKVAVPSVTNMSESQALQELYSAKLVPKTARVASDKVAKDMAIGTAPSAGSMLEQNAEVILNISSGPSSVTIPADIVGRTESDARDTLRRLGITGNISSVRTHSPTVPIGLVITTGPAPGAPIAAGSNVELQVSSGKVLMPQLIGLAQSEAEALLKENGLVMAVVEQENSQVTPGKVTAQSETFNTEVDQGKTVTVTVAKAPAPTPTPTPTDTSSPKPTPTKKD, from the coding sequence ATGTCTACGCCACGGCCCGGTCCAGCGCACCGAGAGGAGAGCACACCTGTCTCTTCGCAGCGCATCCTCAATGGTCGCTACGAACTCGGTGACCTGATCGGCCGTGGTGGCATGGCAGACGTCTACCGTGGGTCAGATACGCTGCTGGGGCGCACCATTGCAGTCAAAGTCCTGCGCGCTGACCTGGCCCGCGATCCCCAGTTCCAGGCCCGTTTCAAACGCGAGGCCCAGGCTGTCGCGGCACTGAACCACCCTTCCATCGTGGCCATCTTCGATACCGGTGAGTACTCAGTCCCGGGTGGGCCGGGTGAGGACGTGCGTGTCCCATACATCGTGATGGAGTTCGTCGCAGGACGGACCCTGCGGGACATGATCAAAGCGCACGAACTCGGTGTTGAAGACTCCATCGGCTACACCCTTGGCGTCCTCGCGGCGCTGGAGTACAGCCATCGGGCGGGCATTGTGCACCGCGATATCAAGCCGGCCAACGTCATGGTCTGTGCCGATACCGGGGACGTCAAGGTCATGGACTTCGGCATCGCCCGCGCCATGGCTGACTCCGCTGCCACCATGACGCAGACGCAGGCTGTGGTGGGAACGGCCCAATACCTTTCCCCCGAACAAGCACGGGGGGAGACCGTTGATGCCCGCAGCGACCTCTACTCTGCTGGCTGCCTCCTGTATGAACTGCTTACCAGCCGGCCACCATTCGTAGGCGACAGCCCGGTTTCAGTGGCCTACCAGCACGTCCGGGAGACACCGGACCTTCCCAGCGTCCATAACCCTGAAGTTTCAGAGGCTTTGGATTCCGTCCTTGCCAAGGCCCTGCAGAAGAGCCGGACTGACCGATTCCAGGATGCGGCTGCCTTCCGGCGGGCACTCAGGGCCGCGAGTAATGGCATCCCCGTGCCCGCTCTCCCCACCAGCGAGGCGCCTACCGACCCCAACGACCTCATTTCATCCGAAGACCCGGACACCCAGCTCTTGAGCGCCACAGCCGTGGGATTCCTGGATGTCGAGCACTACAAAGACGCGACCCAGGACCCCATAGCGGAACCGGTGGAGGAAGCCCTTCCCCTGGACCTCCCACCCGAACGGGAGCGGTCCGCCCACCAGAAGTCCCGCCGTCGTACTTGGGCGGCGACGCTGGCAATCTTCACTATCCTTGTTCTCGCAGGGGCCGGATTCTGGATCTACAGCCTCGTCAACGCGCCCCCCGCGACACCCGCCAAGGTGGCGGTTCCCTCGGTGACCAACATGTCGGAGTCCCAGGCGCTGCAAGAGCTCTACTCCGCAAAGCTGGTCCCCAAAACGGCACGTGTGGCCAGTGACAAGGTTGCCAAGGACATGGCGATCGGCACGGCACCCAGTGCGGGCTCCATGCTTGAACAGAACGCCGAAGTCATCCTCAACATCTCCAGCGGTCCCAGCTCGGTAACTATCCCTGCAGACATTGTGGGCCGCACCGAGTCAGACGCCCGCGACACCCTCCGGCGCCTGGGAATCACGGGCAACATCTCCAGCGTGAGGACGCACAGCCCCACGGTTCCCATCGGACTCGTCATCACCACGGGTCCAGCCCCCGGGGCGCCCATAGCCGCGGGTTCCAACGTTGAGCTGCAGGTCTCCTCCGGCAAAGTGCTGATGCCCCAACTGATCGGTCTTGCCCAGTCGGAAGCCGAAGCGCTGTTGAAGGAAAACGGCCTCGTCATGGCCGTGGTGGAGCAGGAAAATTCCCAGGTGACCCCCGGCAAGGTCACGGCGCAAAGCGAAACCTTCAATACCGAAGTGGATCAGGGCAAGACAGTCACGGTAACGGTAGCCAAAGCCCCGGCTCCAACTCCCACACCTACGCCAACAGATACCTCAAGCCCCAAGCCGACGCCCACCAAGAAGGACTAA
- a CDS encoding protein kinase codes for MRPTSGITLGGRFQLTSRIAIGGMGEVWKAKDQILGRIVAIKVLKEEYTGDPGFLQRFRAEARHTALLNHVGIANVFDYGEEAGSAYLVMELVPGHPLSGILEREQVLSPDMTLSIISQTARALAVAHAQGLVHRDIKPGNLLITPDNRVKVTDFGIARLADQVPLTQTGQVMGTAQYLAPEQATGQTATGSSDIYSLGVIGYECLTGHRPFSGESQIAIALAQVNDAPPPLPETLPTPVRALLMSMLAKDPKNRPANAIKLAEAAEAIRNGDITTAHAAVPGMLLFEAATGPITAPVNTATAPTGVVTSPFGKEHSTTSTSALPVIGATAAVGGAAGAALGAAGASADNPLSRANALEAERQLNDEEEVIYSDDDNYDDVEPERKKRSPWTWPLVALILLVLFALVGFLISQSGFFSPNPGPSESTSASPSRSASPTSQSATPTQTSQAPSPTPTQSTPQKINLIPEEYLGQPFETVRSQLVGLGLQVNGQEVFNTAAVGTVTDLNPTGPVDPGEVITVQYSKGPEMVSVPSIGVGLSEDEVRGLIEAANLRWVPGDPVNGAVGQKPGTFVRSEPAPGTKVAAGSVVTYHLSKSLVPSNPTSPSASPSGSGSPSK; via the coding sequence GTGAGACCTACTTCGGGAATCACACTCGGCGGCAGGTTCCAGCTGACCAGTCGCATTGCGATTGGCGGCATGGGCGAGGTCTGGAAGGCCAAGGACCAGATCCTGGGCAGGATCGTTGCCATCAAGGTGCTCAAGGAGGAATACACCGGGGACCCAGGCTTCCTCCAGCGTTTCCGCGCTGAAGCCCGCCACACGGCACTCCTTAACCACGTGGGTATCGCCAACGTCTTCGATTACGGTGAAGAAGCCGGCTCTGCCTACCTGGTCATGGAACTGGTGCCCGGCCATCCGTTGAGCGGCATCCTCGAGCGCGAGCAGGTCCTTTCGCCTGACATGACGCTTTCGATCATCTCCCAGACGGCGCGCGCCCTGGCCGTGGCACATGCCCAGGGCCTGGTCCACCGCGACATCAAGCCGGGCAACCTGTTGATCACGCCTGATAACCGCGTCAAGGTCACCGACTTCGGTATCGCCCGCCTGGCTGACCAGGTCCCGCTGACCCAGACCGGCCAGGTCATGGGCACCGCCCAGTACCTTGCTCCCGAACAGGCAACAGGACAAACTGCCACTGGCTCGTCTGACATCTACTCGCTTGGCGTCATCGGTTACGAATGCCTCACCGGCCACCGTCCGTTCTCCGGTGAATCGCAGATCGCCATTGCCCTTGCACAGGTCAACGACGCTCCGCCTCCGCTTCCGGAGACGCTGCCAACTCCGGTGCGCGCCCTCCTGATGTCGATGCTCGCCAAGGATCCCAAGAACCGTCCGGCCAACGCCATCAAGCTGGCCGAGGCCGCGGAGGCTATCCGCAACGGCGATATCACCACTGCCCACGCCGCGGTGCCGGGAATGCTTCTCTTCGAAGCCGCTACTGGACCCATCACGGCACCGGTCAATACCGCTACGGCCCCCACCGGCGTCGTTACCTCGCCGTTTGGCAAGGAGCATTCCACGACGTCGACTTCCGCACTTCCGGTGATCGGCGCCACCGCCGCTGTTGGAGGCGCAGCCGGGGCTGCCCTTGGAGCTGCCGGCGCTTCCGCCGACAACCCGTTGTCACGGGCGAATGCACTTGAGGCAGAGCGGCAATTGAACGACGAAGAAGAAGTTATCTACAGCGATGACGACAATTACGACGACGTCGAGCCGGAGCGCAAGAAGCGCAGCCCATGGACTTGGCCACTCGTTGCCCTGATCCTGCTGGTGCTCTTCGCACTGGTTGGTTTCCTGATTTCACAGTCGGGCTTCTTCTCGCCAAATCCCGGTCCGAGCGAGTCCACATCTGCAAGCCCGAGCCGGAGCGCAAGCCCTACGTCGCAATCGGCCACCCCAACGCAGACGTCCCAGGCCCCCTCCCCGACACCAACGCAGTCCACTCCCCAGAAGATCAACCTGATCCCCGAGGAGTATCTTGGACAACCCTTTGAAACGGTCCGCAGCCAGCTTGTTGGATTGGGTCTGCAGGTAAACGGGCAGGAAGTATTCAACACTGCCGCGGTGGGTACGGTAACCGACCTTAACCCCACCGGTCCTGTTGATCCAGGGGAAGTTATCACTGTCCAGTACTCCAAGGGTCCGGAAATGGTGTCCGTGCCCAGCATCGGTGTCGGCCTCAGCGAAGACGAGGTCCGGGGACTGATCGAAGCCGCGAACCTGCGGTGGGTCCCGGGCGATCCCGTCAATGGTGCCGTCGGCCAGAAACCAGGCACCTTCGTACGGTCCGAGCCGGCGCCTGGAACAAAGGTTGCCGCTGGTTCCGTAGTCACATACCACCTGTCCAAGTCGCTTGTACCGAGCAATCCGACGTCCCCGAGCGCCAGCCCCAGCGGCTCCGGCAGCCCGAGCAAATAA
- a CDS encoding penicillin-binding protein 2, translating to MNQAIRSSWMAAVAMFALIFGAISYVQVIGADDLNANPWNQRAILASFCNDRGAIIVGGKPIAESVAGNESCAFQRKYTQPELYAGITGYFSRGFGSTGLEQSLSDQLAGNSDQLFLDRVSQMFLGNEPKGASVELTLDPAIQKLAYDLIPEGQRGSIVVTNPKTGAVLAMVSKPSYDPNLIATHDRNAAAANYAQLNQIPGINLNQNVSGPTGNLLSPGSVFKLVDTAAALNSGKYNKDSELPNPSSLPLPGSSASLPNYAGGNCNVRETATFSFALEQSCNTPFASIALDLGQDAIRDQAEKFGFGDTFGEQLKLQQAVSVFPKDLDQAQLAQSSVGQRDVKATPLQINLMTAAIANGGVQMKPNLIKTVRAPDLRVISEFKPEALRTSTTQPIANQITQWMSSAVSNGIASGAAVPGVQVAGKTGTAELGDSGLNNSWFTGFAPANDPQVAVTIVMEGVDVLTGAKLTSPNAKKIFEAVLNK from the coding sequence ATGAACCAGGCAATTAGAAGTTCGTGGATGGCTGCCGTCGCCATGTTCGCCTTGATCTTCGGCGCCATCAGCTACGTCCAGGTCATCGGCGCTGACGATCTCAACGCCAATCCTTGGAACCAGCGGGCCATCCTGGCATCGTTCTGCAATGACCGTGGGGCGATCATCGTAGGCGGCAAGCCAATTGCGGAATCTGTCGCGGGAAACGAATCCTGCGCGTTCCAACGCAAGTACACGCAGCCCGAACTATATGCCGGCATCACTGGATACTTCTCCAGGGGCTTTGGTTCCACCGGGCTCGAACAGTCCCTCAGCGATCAGTTGGCCGGCAATTCCGACCAACTGTTCCTGGACCGCGTCAGCCAAATGTTCCTGGGCAATGAGCCCAAGGGCGCTTCGGTGGAGCTGACGCTGGATCCCGCCATCCAGAAACTTGCGTATGACCTTATTCCGGAAGGCCAACGCGGCTCAATCGTGGTGACCAACCCGAAAACAGGCGCCGTCCTGGCCATGGTTTCCAAGCCTTCCTACGATCCCAACCTGATCGCTACCCACGACAGAAACGCCGCAGCGGCGAACTACGCACAGCTGAACCAGATTCCTGGCATCAATTTGAACCAGAATGTCAGCGGGCCCACGGGTAATCTGCTGTCTCCGGGCTCAGTGTTCAAGCTCGTGGATACTGCGGCAGCCTTGAATTCCGGCAAGTACAACAAGGACAGCGAACTGCCGAACCCCAGCAGCCTGCCTTTGCCTGGATCCAGTGCGAGCCTGCCCAACTACGCTGGCGGTAACTGCAACGTCCGTGAAACGGCCACGTTCTCGTTCGCCTTGGAACAGTCCTGCAACACTCCCTTTGCGAGCATCGCGCTGGACCTCGGCCAGGACGCGATCCGCGATCAGGCAGAGAAGTTCGGCTTCGGAGACACCTTCGGCGAGCAGCTCAAGCTCCAGCAGGCCGTCAGCGTCTTCCCGAAGGATCTGGACCAGGCACAGCTTGCCCAATCCTCGGTAGGCCAGCGCGACGTCAAGGCAACTCCGCTGCAGATCAACCTGATGACGGCGGCAATTGCCAATGGTGGTGTGCAGATGAAGCCCAATCTGATCAAGACCGTCCGGGCGCCGGACCTCCGGGTAATCAGCGAGTTCAAGCCCGAGGCCCTCCGTACAAGCACCACCCAACCCATCGCGAACCAGATCACCCAATGGATGAGCAGCGCGGTCTCCAACGGCATCGCCAGCGGCGCTGCCGTCCCGGGGGTCCAGGTAGCCGGTAAGACCGGTACCGCCGAGCTCGGCGATTCCGGTTTGAACAACTCTTGGTTCACCGGGTTCGCCCCGGCGAACGATCCGCAAGTGGCCGTCACCATCGTCATGGAAGGTGTGGATGTGCTCACAGGCGCCAAGCTAACCAGTCCGAACGCAAAGAAGATTTTTGAGGCGGTGTTGAATAAGTGA
- a CDS encoding FtsW/RodA/SpoVE family cell cycle protein, with translation MIQTETAPKPRRNVELVLIVLALAVGIGASALVSINSESGLDSDFWFQSSLLAVAAFAFHVVLRLRAKYADPVILPIVVALNGLGLALIHRMDGPGDDTGNNQLRWTLIAMAVSIAVIWFLKDHRILRRFTYISLAASAFLLILPLVPGISAGEVLGASVWIRIGPMTFQPGEIAKITLAIFFAGYLSSNRDLILLAGRKIGPMQFPRFKDLGPMITAWLVSIGVLVFQRDLGSSVLFFGLFIVMIYVATSRISWVVIGLALILGGGFIASKIFSHVAFRIDSWINAFTPEVFGRSPGGSGQIVQGLFGMADGGLVGTGLGQGRPDLVPFANSDMIVALIGEELGLIGLFAVVMLYLLLFTRGFRAALGTRDAFGKLLACGLSFAIALQCFVVIGGVTRLIPLTGLTTPFLAAGGSSLLANWIIVGLLLMISNTARGPIDTTPMVNKPPASSTNPAARKSAAVPTPGAPTEAVKHP, from the coding sequence ATGATCCAGACTGAGACCGCACCCAAGCCGCGCCGCAATGTTGAGCTCGTGCTCATCGTGCTTGCGCTTGCCGTTGGCATCGGCGCCAGCGCTTTGGTGAGCATCAATTCCGAAAGCGGACTGGATAGCGACTTCTGGTTCCAGTCGAGCCTCTTGGCTGTCGCTGCCTTTGCCTTCCACGTCGTGTTGAGGCTGCGCGCCAAGTATGCCGACCCAGTAATACTTCCGATCGTTGTTGCCTTGAACGGGCTCGGCCTCGCTTTGATCCACCGCATGGATGGGCCTGGGGACGATACCGGTAATAATCAGCTCCGTTGGACGCTTATTGCCATGGCCGTATCCATCGCCGTGATTTGGTTCCTCAAGGACCACCGCATCCTGCGCCGGTTTACCTACATTTCCTTGGCAGCGAGTGCATTCCTTCTGATTTTGCCGCTGGTTCCGGGCATCTCTGCCGGTGAAGTTCTGGGCGCAAGCGTGTGGATCCGGATCGGCCCTATGACGTTCCAGCCCGGTGAAATTGCCAAGATCACACTGGCAATATTCTTCGCCGGGTATCTTTCCTCCAACCGGGACCTCATCCTGCTGGCAGGACGGAAAATTGGCCCCATGCAGTTCCCGCGGTTCAAGGACCTGGGTCCCATGATCACTGCCTGGTTGGTGAGCATTGGCGTCCTCGTATTCCAGCGCGACCTCGGATCGTCAGTCCTTTTCTTCGGCCTCTTCATTGTGATGATCTACGTCGCCACAAGCCGCATCTCGTGGGTAGTGATCGGGCTGGCCTTGATCCTTGGCGGCGGCTTCATCGCTTCGAAGATCTTCTCGCACGTTGCTTTCCGGATCGACAGCTGGATCAATGCCTTCACGCCCGAAGTCTTTGGCAGGTCCCCCGGTGGCAGTGGACAGATCGTCCAAGGTTTGTTCGGCATGGCTGACGGTGGCCTGGTGGGCACGGGCCTCGGCCAAGGCCGGCCGGACCTGGTGCCCTTCGCCAACAGCGACATGATCGTGGCACTCATTGGCGAAGAACTGGGCCTTATTGGCCTGTTCGCCGTCGTGATGCTGTACCTGTTGCTCTTTACCCGCGGTTTTCGTGCCGCCTTGGGCACCCGGGATGCGTTCGGCAAGTTGTTGGCCTGCGGGCTCTCCTTCGCAATCGCGCTCCAGTGCTTTGTGGTTATCGGCGGCGTCACCCGGCTCATCCCATTGACGGGCCTCACAACGCCGTTCCTGGCCGCTGGTGGTTCCTCGCTTTTGGCAAACTGGATAATCGTCGGCCTCCTGCTCATGATCTCCAACACGGCCCGTGGGCCGATAGATACCACTCCGATGGTCAACAAACCTCCTGCAAGCAGCACCAACCCGGCCGCCCGCAAGTCGGCCGCCGTACCCACACCGGGCGCACCCACGGAAGCGGTGAAGCACCCATGA
- a CDS encoding protein phosphatase 2C domain-containing protein, producing the protein MASPETPEGKETPAERPLIMRYAARSDVGRIRSKNDDSAYVGRHLAVVADGMGGHAGGDVASASTVLDMIHLDHDDYSDGADTILADEIQTANSLLSELVHQNPKLSGMGTTVTALLLEGRKLHFAHIGDSRAYRLRNKKFEQVSIDHTFVQRLIDEGRLRPEEAETHPHKNVLMRVLGDVDASPELDLDALDVEPGERWLLCSDGLNYVAGHVVERVFRETKDLRECAETLVNLTLEAGAPDNVTVVVLEIVEETDDDVNTAAVDVVPPAALAALDEPESSAADKPTEGPSATKPANASPGELKATAPDDGKVADAGSSFSNGDPTAEKAESADDDGTSKEPPTTTDPHLGEHLSAEVLREELASRPHELVGAAATAAETGSIPTVAGRTVARRAATVLTHKAEQDRLEVEEPARRRIRWLMPAVAAVVVLGVVVGLWLGYAWTQTRYYVGEYDSRVAIFNGISQRLGPIQLSRLEAVTDLRVESLPEYGQQSVRQTVPAGDLDDAQRIVENLKNYGSTSGTCPSTSASPTPSATTSVPIPSTAAIASPTPSPVPTPCEAAK; encoded by the coding sequence ATGGCCTCTCCCGAGACCCCGGAAGGCAAGGAAACGCCGGCGGAGCGCCCACTTATCATGCGCTACGCCGCGCGATCCGACGTCGGACGGATCCGCTCCAAGAATGACGACTCCGCATATGTGGGCCGCCATCTGGCAGTCGTTGCCGATGGCATGGGCGGTCACGCCGGCGGAGACGTCGCCTCGGCTTCCACGGTGCTGGACATGATCCACCTCGATCATGATGATTACTCGGACGGCGCCGACACGATCCTCGCCGATGAGATCCAGACCGCCAATTCGCTGCTGTCTGAACTGGTGCATCAGAATCCCAAGCTCTCCGGCATGGGCACCACCGTCACCGCCCTGCTCCTTGAGGGTCGCAAACTGCATTTCGCCCACATTGGCGATTCCCGGGCCTACCGCCTGCGGAACAAGAAGTTCGAGCAAGTCAGCATTGATCACACCTTTGTTCAGCGCCTCATTGATGAAGGCCGGCTCCGTCCCGAAGAAGCCGAAACACATCCCCACAAAAACGTTCTGATGCGCGTCCTGGGTGACGTCGACGCCAGCCCTGAACTGGACTTGGATGCCCTCGACGTCGAGCCGGGCGAACGCTGGTTGCTCTGCTCAGATGGCCTCAACTATGTGGCAGGGCACGTGGTGGAGCGGGTATTCCGGGAAACCAAGGATCTTCGGGAATGTGCGGAAACGCTCGTTAATCTCACGTTGGAAGCCGGCGCCCCGGACAACGTCACCGTGGTCGTGCTGGAGATTGTTGAGGAGACCGACGACGACGTCAACACGGCCGCCGTCGACGTCGTTCCTCCCGCGGCGCTTGCCGCGCTGGACGAGCCGGAATCATCTGCTGCAGATAAGCCGACTGAAGGTCCCTCCGCCACCAAGCCCGCAAACGCCAGTCCGGGCGAGCTTAAGGCAACAGCGCCCGATGACGGCAAGGTTGCCGATGCCGGTTCATCCTTCAGCAATGGCGACCCAACCGCGGAGAAGGCTGAGTCTGCTGACGACGACGGAACCTCCAAAGAGCCGCCCACCACTACTGACCCCCACCTGGGTGAGCATCTTTCCGCTGAGGTCCTTCGCGAAGAGCTCGCCAGCCGTCCCCATGAGCTCGTGGGTGCTGCAGCTACAGCTGCCGAAACGGGATCAATCCCGACGGTGGCAGGCCGCACCGTTGCTCGACGCGCGGCTACGGTCCTGACCCACAAAGCCGAGCAGGACCGACTGGAAGTCGAAGAACCGGCAAGACGCCGCATTCGCTGGCTCATGCCCGCCGTTGCTGCTGTTGTTGTGCTCGGCGTCGTTGTGGGCCTATGGCTTGGCTACGCTTGGACGCAGACCCGCTATTACGTTGGCGAGTACGATTCCCGTGTAGCAATCTTCAACGGCATTTCGCAGCGGCTCGGCCCCATCCAGCTGTCCCGGCTTGAGGCTGTCACTGACCTCCGTGTTGAGTCCCTTCCCGAGTACGGTCAACAGAGTGTTCGGCAGACCGTTCCTGCCGGAGACCTTGATGATGCGCAGCGTATTGTCGAGAACCTGAAGAACTACGGCAGCACGTCAGGAACCTGTCCCAGCACCAGCGCTTCCCCCACTCCATCAGCGACAACAAGTGTTCCCATTCCAAGTACAGCGGCCATTGCCAGCCCCACGCCTTCGCCCGTACCGACTCCCTGTGAGGCGGCAAAATGA